A single region of the Vicia villosa cultivar HV-30 ecotype Madison, WI linkage group LG4, Vvil1.0, whole genome shotgun sequence genome encodes:
- the LOC131598025 gene encoding uncharacterized protein LOC131598025 translates to MSRPIEPLKEINDSKDLWKIAVRCKHLWTVTSYSNKEHMEMVLVDSKRDMIQAVVPAYLLSKFKYEIETGNSYIMQNFKVGKNDFAFKSTNHTYKLVFCGSTSVKKAEFPDIPHNYLNIIGLNFIVEGRFQSNVLVDLIGGITDITQTQVNSDNSKNRIVFSIVDASKTVVQCTLWGQLAVQLCEYYKNNKQASDVVIVLINARVKEAQGGFPVSVSNTWNGTKLLINDLAIEEVKNLKERY, encoded by the exons ATGTCTCGCCCAATTGAGCCATTGAAAGAGATCAATGATTCCAAAGATTTGTGGAAGATCGCAGTTAGATGCAAACATCTATGGACTGTCACAAGTTattcaaacaaagaacacatggagatGGTTTTGGTTGATTCTAAG CGTGATATGATTCAGGCTGTTGTCCCTGCTTATTTGCTTTCGAAATTCAAATATGAAATTGAAACAGGAAACTCTTATATCATGCAAAATTTTAAAGTTGGGAAGAATGATTTTGCTTTTAAGTCGACAAATCATACATACAAATTGGTTTTTTGTGGGTCAACTTCTGTTAAGAAAGCAGAATTTCCTGACATCCCTCATAACTACCTTAACATTATTGGTTTGAATTTCATAGTTGAAGGAAGGTTTCAATcaaatgttttggttg atttgattggaggaaTCACTGATATCACTCAAACCCAAGTTAACAGTGACAACAGCAAGAACAGAATAGTTTTTTCAATTGTAGATGCCAGCAAAACAGTTGTACAATGTACTCTTTGGGGGCAACTTGCAGTTCAGCTATGTGAGTATTATAAGAATAATAAGCAAGCCTCTGATGTTGTCATTGTGCTAATCAATGCAAGGGTTAAAGAGGCTCAAG GAGGATTTCCAGTTAGTGTTTCCAACACATGGAATGGAACGAAATTGTTGATTAATGACCTTGCTATTGAGGAAGTCAAGAATCTAAAAGAAAGGTACTAA